Sequence from the Leptospira johnsonii genome:
GGGATCATTCCTGCAGTTCTAATTTCTTTAGGAAAAGAAGGTGCTGACTTCTATAAAGAATACTCTAAATTCTTAAAATTCGTTTTGTATCTTGGATACCGTGCCCAGGAACTTTTCGGGATCTATAATCCTTCGGAAGAAGTTCTGAAAGGAAACGAAGAGATCGGAGACAAACAACCTGCTCCAATGGTTGCAGTCATCGGTTACAGCGCTGCTGAACTTTCCGAAAGAGTTCAAAAGACAAATGCAGAACTTGGACTCAGCGGAACGAAAGCAATTTATGTTTCTCTATTCAATACTCCTGATTCCAATATCGTTTCCGGAACTCCAGAAGCTCTTCTTGCTTTCCGCAAAAAATTCAAAGCGGAGATGGATGAGAAAAAAGTAAAATTCGTCTACTTGAGAACTACTGCACCTTTCCATTGCCCAATCATGGACGAGACTGAAAAGACCGTTCCAAAAGATATGGAAAGGATCGGATTCAGCTACAAAGGTTCCGAGTTAAAGATCCCTGTTTATTCTATCTTTGACGGAAGAAACTACCAGAACGAAGCGGACATCAGCTTACCTCTATTCAGAGAAGTTCTGATCAAGGCTCTTCATTGGGACAAAGCGATCTCAACCTTCATCAAAACCCCTAAGTTAGTCGGTATCGATTTTGGACCAAGTGTCGTTTCTCAAAAACTTACCCAAGCAAACTTGGGAACTTCTGAGAACAAAATTTATAGCGCATCCAGCCCGAAAGACATTAAGGTACTTTTGGCTTAAACTTACCGACGTCGGGAATTCTCCCGTCGGAAAAGAAAAGACTCCGCCATGGATTCGGTTCCTAAATTACTAAGAACCTCGATTAGGCGGTTGTCTTTTCTCTTTCCGGAATCGCTCAGACGAAAACTTTTATTCGAT
This genomic interval carries:
- a CDS encoding ACP S-malonyltransferase; protein product: MAVANFLNEAKSQGNKLFLQFGGQGSPWLKELSKLYETDPSLKELFDTAFKTLAEEVPGLNKDIISHGYDFESWIKNPESAPDENYLCSATVSIVGIFLTQTANYVSLVNKGFATSELIANASGATGHSQGIIPAVLISLGKEGADFYKEYSKFLKFVLYLGYRAQELFGIYNPSEEVLKGNEEIGDKQPAPMVAVIGYSAAELSERVQKTNAELGLSGTKAIYVSLFNTPDSNIVSGTPEALLAFRKKFKAEMDEKKVKFVYLRTTAPFHCPIMDETEKTVPKDMERIGFSYKGSELKIPVYSIFDGRNYQNEADISLPLFREVLIKALHWDKAISTFIKTPKLVGIDFGPSVVSQKLTQANLGTSENKIYSASSPKDIKVLLA